The following coding sequences are from one Ornithodoros turicata isolate Travis chromosome 1, ASM3712646v1, whole genome shotgun sequence window:
- the LOC135367056 gene encoding uncharacterized protein LOC135367056, with protein sequence MDRLKVKRASRRTQTTKLINDATAALNDGSTRLDVINSLLERLTVSHSDLTTLNKEIEPHVREEELESEYVTVMDYEDRATETIANLRWRLSQSQTSPSPSQLSNVQTDVSRTPHAPRPGVKLPKLSLQQFRGDLSDWQGFWEQFRTTVHDNEGLSKIEKFHYLRSLLHGPAAGAIAGLQTSEASYDDAVEILSQRFGDRGRIEKQYLSKLRNLSAVTSADDIYGLRKLYDNVQMNVRGLRSLGVSSANYSAMLSEILLSSLPTDIVVEYHRSTNRKQQDEDSSESNSTHGASDASTDATSEATRELNNILRFFRIEVESRERSGLAPDRKKPSIAPKKRQGFNHRSTPSAAVLHSASVPKCGCLFCSDTAHTTDNCAGPLPLDRRKKRLADDRRCFRCTKRGHNAKECRGKMHCPKCGGRHAVAMCDPSWTPPKKNADGATATMLAAEDTPAESNTVLLQTFRSWVMGDHKCTYIRGVIDGGSQQTFIRKDVADKLRLNVLGNIAVSLNTFGSTTATQQRQRCNVVEVRLRSQFAPTEFTVQAVTVPFICRDICKTAVEDELARAIRADGGYIADELLFPDIPAESGVSLLLGCDQLWNLTTGKIKRSTFTGGLVAIETRLGWTFQGPMSTYSCTSDSNAMICVLKAGVHLQEERATSLRTLRELEGSGIADEPESNREIDYRGCDDFRENVTMQEGRYVVALPWKSAECHLHDNRKVAQSRLVRLVRRLERERARDDYDLLTNASTPEEVKSIVDSTNRIMSASGMELRKWASNLTELQNCFDDDFLEVSETHRAMTTEEVTRMLGITWDRTGDMLSTLTPLKQTLKGDKQLSPFGGEDVEKTSADGQKAMHVEWTLPFKEPHCELRRRSSSAVT encoded by the coding sequence ATGGATCGCCTGAAAGTGAAACGTGCCAGCCGTCGTACACAAACAACGAAGCTCATCAACGACGCCACGGCTGCGCTGAACGATGGATCTACCAGATTGGATGTGATCAACAGCCTACTGGAACGACTCACAGTAAGTCACAGTGACTTGACTACTCTCAACAAAGAGATAGAACCGCATGTGCGAGAGGAGGAACTCGAAAGCGAGTACGTCACTGTGATGGACTATGAAGACAGAGCGACGGAAACGATTGCCAACCTGCGTTGGAGACTGTCGCAATCTCAGACGTCGCCGTCTCCATCGCAGCTTTCTAACGTACAGACAGACGTATCAAGAACGCCGCATGCCCCACGTCCTGGAGTGAAACTTCCTAAGCTTAGCCTACAGCAATTTCGTGGGGACCTCTCTGATTGGCAAGGGTTCTGGGAACAGTTCAGAACAACGGTTCACGACAACGAGGGGCTAAGCAAGATCGAAAAGTTCCACTATCTCCGTTCGCTATTGCATGGTCCAGCAGCTGGAGCTATCGCCGGCTTGCAGACATCGGAGGCATCATACGACGACGCGGTGGAAATCCTTTCACAGCGTTTTGGTGACCGCGGGCGGATAGAAAAACAATATCTCTCTAAGCTCCGCAACCTATCGGCCGTTACATCAGCAGATGACATATATGGACTGCGTAAGCTATACGACAACGTACAGATGAACGTCCGTGGTCTCCGATCCCTGGGAGTTTCCAGCGCGAACTATTCTGCTATGCTGTCTGAAATCCTATTGTCGTCACTCCCAACGGACATTGTGGTGGAATACCATCGCTCTACAAATCGTAAACAGCAGGACGAGGACAGCTCCGAATCGAACTCAACGCACGGCGCTTCGGACGCATCGACGGACGCCACATCCGAGGCCACGAGAGAACTAAACAATATACTTCGTTTCTTTCGGATCGAGGTAGAAAGTCGAGAACGCAGCGGATTGGCTCCTGATAGAAAGAAACCTTCCATAGCGCCCAAGAAACGACAGGGCTTCAACCACCGCAGTACGCCTTCGGCCGCGGTACTCCACAGCGCCTCAGTTCCTAAGTGCGGCTGCCTCTTTTGTTCGGATACTGCGCACACAACGGACAACTGTGCTGGACCACTTCCATTGGATCGGCGGAAGAAGAGGTTGGCTGATGATCGACGCTGTTTCCGGTGTACCAAGCGAGGTCACAATGCCAAAGAATGCCGAGGAAAAATGCATTGTCCGAAATGCGGTGGGAGGCATGCCGTGGCGATGTGCGACCCGTCCTGGACGCCTCCGAAGAAAAACGCTGACGGTGCAACAGCTACTATGCTGGCAGCTGAAGACACCCCTGCGGAGAGTAACACTGTGCTGCTGCAAACTTTCCGCAGTTGGGTCATGGGCGACCATAAATGCACGTACATACGGGGCGTAATTGATGGAGGCAGTCAGCAGACCTTTATCCGAAAAGATGTGGCCGACAAACTTCGCCTCAATGTGCTAGGCAACATCGCGGTGAGCCTTAACACTTTTGGCAGTACTACCGCCACCCAACAACGACAACGATGCAATGTAGTGGAAGTCCGGTTGCGGAGTCAGTTCGCACCAACGGAATTTACTGTGCAAGCTGTCACCGTACCCTTCATCTGTCGTGACATTTGCAAAACTGCAGTGGAAGACGAACTCGCTCGGGCCATACGTGCGGATGGTGGCTACATAGCTGACGAACTGCTGTTCCCCGACATACCCGCTGAGTCCGGTGTTTCTCTACTGTTGGGCTGCGATCAACTCTGGAATCTCACTACCGGAAAAATTAAACGCAGCACATTCACCGGAGGACTGGTTGCCATCGAGACAAGGCTGGGCTGGACTTTCCAGGGTCCCATGTCTACATATAGCTGCACATCAGACTCGAACGCTATGATTTGTGTGTTGAAGGCAGGAGTACACCTACAAGAGGAAAGAGCCACTTCGCTTCGCACCTTGCGGGAGCTGGAGGGCAGCGGTATTGCTGACGAACCCGAAAGCAACCGTGAAATCGACTACCGCGGATGCGACGACTTCCGGGAAAATGTCACAATGCAAGAGGGGCGATACGTAGTTGCACTGCCATGGAAGTCCGCTGAATGCCATCTTCATGACAACCGCAAGGTGGCCCAGAGCCGACTGGTGAGACTCGTACGGCGCTTGGAGAGGGAGAGAGCTCGCGATGACTACGATCTTCTTACCAACGCATCTACACCTGAGGAGGTGAAAAGCATCGTCGATTCGACGAACAGGATAATGAGCGCATCTGGAATGGAACTTAGAAAATGGGCATCGAACTTGACCGAACTACAAAACTGCTTCGATGACGATTTTTTGGAGGTCTCAGAAACACATCGGGCCATGACAACAGAAGAGGTAACGAGAATGCTGGGAATTACCTGGGATAGAACGGGAGACATGCTCAGCACCCTTACCCCATTGAAACAGACTTTGAAAGGAGATAAACAATTATCTCCTTTCGGGGGGGAGGATGTTGAGAAAACAAGTGCAGATGGCCAAAAGGCCATGCATGTTGAGTGGACGCTCCCTTTCAAGGAACCCCACTGTGAGCTACGACGACGGTCGTCCTCGGCTGTAACCTGA